From the genome of Bicyclus anynana chromosome 20, ilBicAnyn1.1, whole genome shotgun sequence, one region includes:
- the LOC112047683 gene encoding uncharacterized protein LOC112047683, translated as MYRNQSLDTLNQILQTFIQFEKKLDKLQDEVSHHGHTLTDLHVMIANLSGGTLYDARGRVNVVSKTTGEDNLEVSARSKRKSIVQTTSPKAVTKSYQSQKLKPPREHLPNAVKKMSSFPKTSSKIKRAARQRKGEFPRKATTLRPKKVLQKKSKNQQQSSGSPLVY; from the exons ATGTATAGAAATCAATCTTTGGATACTTTAAATCAAATTCTGCAAACGTTCATACAGTTCGAGAAAAAGCTTGACAAACTCCAAGATGAGGTCAGCCACCATGGCCATACTTTGACTGACCTTCACGTGATGATCGCCAACCTTTCAG GCGGTACATTATACGACGCCAGGGGACGAGTTAACGTCGTAAGTAAAACTACAGGCGAAGACAACCTTGAGGTATCAGCGAGATCAAAACGCAAATCTATCGTTCAGACTACTTCACCTAAAGCGGTAACAAAGTCCTACCAATCCCAGAAGTTGAAACCCCCAAGAGAACATTTGCCTAATGCTGTCAAGAAAATGTCTTCTTTCCCTAAAACCTCTTCGAAAATCAAACGCGCTGCTAGACAGAGAAAAGGCGAATTTCCTCGAAAAGCGACTACATTAAGGCCCAAGAAGGTCTTgcaaaaaaagtcaaaaaaccAACAACAAAGTAGTGGGAGTCCCTTGGTATATTGA
- the LOC112047659 gene encoding threonine--tRNA ligase 1, cytoplasmic isoform X2, whose product MGDTAAEKVQNLNINEKSQKKAMKEKKKKEETSGGGTVSELNPWPEYIQKRLDLWDKYKAQYEEQLASKPDLSIVVTLPDGKTVEAQAWKTTPYDVAKGISQGLADATIIARVDSVLWDLDRPLEGDCKLELLRWDNTDAQAVFWHSSAHMLGEAMERVYGGCLCYGPPIEEGFYYDMYYPEKGVSSTDFHVVEGLVKKIAKEKQNFERLVLTKEQLLEMFDYNPFKVRILKEKVDTPTTTVYRCGSLIDLCRGPHVRHTGKVKAFKITKNSSTYWEGKADAESLQRVYGVSFPDPKQLKQWEVIQEEAAKRDHRKIGREQELYFFHELSPGSCFFQPRGAHIYNELVNFIRGEYRRRGFQEVVTPNMYNAKLWQTSGHWAHYAENMFSFDVEKETFALKPMNCPGHCLMFDNRTRSWRELPLRMADFGVLHRNELSGALTGLTRVRRFQQDDAHIFCAPHQIEQEMVGCLEFLQFVYETFGFTFQLKLSTRPEKYLGDIASWEQAEKALEESLNKFGKPWQLNPGDGAFYGPKIDITIQDALRRSHQCATIQLDFQLPERFNLNYVSETGDKKRPVIIHRAILGSVERMIAILSESYAGKWPFWLSPRQVCVVPVGPAFDDYAVQVKDILNSSGFMCEADTDAGDTLNKKVRNAQLAQFNYILVVGDKEKTSRTVNVRTRDNKVHGEMSIDELIQHLKKLQTERTISEDSGLLK is encoded by the exons ATGGGTGACACGGCTGCGGAAAAAGTTcagaatttaaatataaacgaaAAG tCACAGAAGAAAGCCATgaaggaaaaaaagaaaaaagaggaGACGTCTGGTGGAGGTACAGTCTCTGAACTAAATCCTTGGCCGGAATATATTCAAAAACGATTGGATCTATGGGACAAATACAAGGCTCAGTATGAGGAACAGTTAGCATCCAAACCTGACTTGAGTATTGTGGTCACATTGCCAGATGGGAAGACTGTGGAGGCCCAAGCATGGAAGACCACCCCATATGATGTTGCCAAGGGTATTAG TCAAGGCTTAGCCGATGCCACGATCATAGCGCGAGTGGACAGCGTCCTGTGGGACTTGGACAGGCCTTTGGAAGGGGACTGCAAGCTGGAGTTGCTGCGATGGGACAACACAGATGCACAGGCTGTGTTCTGGCATTCCTCGGCACATATGCTTGGGGAAGCAATGGAGAGG GTGTACGGTGGATGCTTGTGCTACGGGCCGCCGATAGAGGAAGGGTTCTACTATGACATGTACTATCCAGAGAAGGGG GTATCATCCACAGACTTCCATGTAGTAGAGGGACTAGTCAAGAAAATAGCAAAAGAAAAGCAGAACTTTGAACGTCTAGTACTGACCAAGGAGCAATTGTTAGAAATGTTCGACTATAACCCCTTCAAAGTGAGGATATTGAAGGAGAAGGTGGATACGCCAACCACCACTGTGTATAGATGTGGATCTCTCATCGACCTCTGCAGAGGACCCCATGTCCGGCATACAGGGAAAGTTAAAGCCTTCAAGATCACTAAG AACTCTTCAACTTACTGGGAGGGCAAAGCAGATGCGGAGAGTCTGCAAAGAGTTTATGGTGTCTCGTTCCCTGACCCCAAGCAGTTGAAGCAGTGGGAGGTCATACAGGAGGAGGCAGCCAAGAGGGACCATAGGAAGATTGGCAGA GAGCAAGAGTTGTATTTCTTCCACGAGCTGTCGCCCGGATCGTGCTTCTTCCAGCCGCGCGGCGCTCATATCTACAACGAGCTGGTCAACTTCATACGCGGGGAGTACAG GAGGCGCGGTTTCCAAGAGGTGGTGACGCCAAACATGTACAACGCCAAGCTATGGCAGACGTCGGGCCACTGGGCGCACTACGCGGAGAACATGTTCTCTTTCGACGTGGAGAAGGAGACCTTCGCGCTCAAACCCATGAACTGCCCCGGACACTG CTTGATGTTCGACAACCGCACGCGATCATGGCGCGAGCTGCCACTCCGCATGGCGGACTTTGGTGTACTGCACCGCAACGAGTTGAGCGGCGCGCTCACCGGCTTGACCCGCGTACGTCGCTTCCAGCAGGACGACGCGCACATCTTCTGCGCGCCGCACCAAATCGAGCAGGAGATG GTCGGCTGTTTAGAATTTCTACAGTTTGTGTATGAGACGTTCGGGTTTACATTCCAACTGAAGCTGTCGACGCGACCGGAGAAGTACCTCGGAGACATCGCCAGCTGGGAGCAGGCAGAAAAG GCTCTAGAAGAATCCCTCAACAAATTCGGCAAGCCGTGGCAGTTGAACCCCGGAGACGGTGCATTCTATGGGCCCAAGATAGACATCACTATACAGGATGCTCTGCGGAGATCCCACCAGTGCGCCACCATACAGCTGGACTTCCAGCTACCCGAGAGATTTAACCTCAACTATGTCAG TGAAACAGGTGACAAGAAGCGTCCAGTGATCATCCACCGAGCGATCTTAGGCTCCGTGGAGCGCATGATCGCGATCCTGAGCGAGTCGTACGCGGGCAAGTGGCCCTTCTGGCTCAGCCCGCGGCAGGTCTGCGTCGTGCCCGTGGGGCCCGCCTTCGACGACTACGCCGTGCAG GTGAAGGACATATTAAATAGCAGCGGCTTCATGTGTGAAGCGGACACCGATGCTGGGGACACACTCAACAAGAAAGTGAGGAACGCTCAGCTCGCACAGTTCAACTACATTCTAG TGGTCGGTGACAAGGAGAAGACTTCCCGCACTGTCAACGTAAGAACCAGAGACAACAAGGTGCACGGAGAGATGTCCATCGACGAATTAATACAGCATCTGAAGAAACTGCAGACTGAGAGGACCATCTCGGAGGATAGCGGGCtacttaaataa
- the LOC112047659 gene encoding threonine--tRNA ligase 1, cytoplasmic isoform X1 produces MLKLIKLHRLRVVRINVDYAAYATWSQKKAMKEKKKKEETSGGGTVSELNPWPEYIQKRLDLWDKYKAQYEEQLASKPDLSIVVTLPDGKTVEAQAWKTTPYDVAKGISQGLADATIIARVDSVLWDLDRPLEGDCKLELLRWDNTDAQAVFWHSSAHMLGEAMERVYGGCLCYGPPIEEGFYYDMYYPEKGVSSTDFHVVEGLVKKIAKEKQNFERLVLTKEQLLEMFDYNPFKVRILKEKVDTPTTTVYRCGSLIDLCRGPHVRHTGKVKAFKITKNSSTYWEGKADAESLQRVYGVSFPDPKQLKQWEVIQEEAAKRDHRKIGREQELYFFHELSPGSCFFQPRGAHIYNELVNFIRGEYRRRGFQEVVTPNMYNAKLWQTSGHWAHYAENMFSFDVEKETFALKPMNCPGHCLMFDNRTRSWRELPLRMADFGVLHRNELSGALTGLTRVRRFQQDDAHIFCAPHQIEQEMVGCLEFLQFVYETFGFTFQLKLSTRPEKYLGDIASWEQAEKALEESLNKFGKPWQLNPGDGAFYGPKIDITIQDALRRSHQCATIQLDFQLPERFNLNYVSETGDKKRPVIIHRAILGSVERMIAILSESYAGKWPFWLSPRQVCVVPVGPAFDDYAVQVKDILNSSGFMCEADTDAGDTLNKKVRNAQLAQFNYILVVGDKEKTSRTVNVRTRDNKVHGEMSIDELIQHLKKLQTERTISEDSGLLK; encoded by the exons atgttgaaattaataaaactacatAGACTTCGCGTGGTCCGCATCAATGTGGACTATGCTGCATACGCCACATGG tCACAGAAGAAAGCCATgaaggaaaaaaagaaaaaagaggaGACGTCTGGTGGAGGTACAGTCTCTGAACTAAATCCTTGGCCGGAATATATTCAAAAACGATTGGATCTATGGGACAAATACAAGGCTCAGTATGAGGAACAGTTAGCATCCAAACCTGACTTGAGTATTGTGGTCACATTGCCAGATGGGAAGACTGTGGAGGCCCAAGCATGGAAGACCACCCCATATGATGTTGCCAAGGGTATTAG TCAAGGCTTAGCCGATGCCACGATCATAGCGCGAGTGGACAGCGTCCTGTGGGACTTGGACAGGCCTTTGGAAGGGGACTGCAAGCTGGAGTTGCTGCGATGGGACAACACAGATGCACAGGCTGTGTTCTGGCATTCCTCGGCACATATGCTTGGGGAAGCAATGGAGAGG GTGTACGGTGGATGCTTGTGCTACGGGCCGCCGATAGAGGAAGGGTTCTACTATGACATGTACTATCCAGAGAAGGGG GTATCATCCACAGACTTCCATGTAGTAGAGGGACTAGTCAAGAAAATAGCAAAAGAAAAGCAGAACTTTGAACGTCTAGTACTGACCAAGGAGCAATTGTTAGAAATGTTCGACTATAACCCCTTCAAAGTGAGGATATTGAAGGAGAAGGTGGATACGCCAACCACCACTGTGTATAGATGTGGATCTCTCATCGACCTCTGCAGAGGACCCCATGTCCGGCATACAGGGAAAGTTAAAGCCTTCAAGATCACTAAG AACTCTTCAACTTACTGGGAGGGCAAAGCAGATGCGGAGAGTCTGCAAAGAGTTTATGGTGTCTCGTTCCCTGACCCCAAGCAGTTGAAGCAGTGGGAGGTCATACAGGAGGAGGCAGCCAAGAGGGACCATAGGAAGATTGGCAGA GAGCAAGAGTTGTATTTCTTCCACGAGCTGTCGCCCGGATCGTGCTTCTTCCAGCCGCGCGGCGCTCATATCTACAACGAGCTGGTCAACTTCATACGCGGGGAGTACAG GAGGCGCGGTTTCCAAGAGGTGGTGACGCCAAACATGTACAACGCCAAGCTATGGCAGACGTCGGGCCACTGGGCGCACTACGCGGAGAACATGTTCTCTTTCGACGTGGAGAAGGAGACCTTCGCGCTCAAACCCATGAACTGCCCCGGACACTG CTTGATGTTCGACAACCGCACGCGATCATGGCGCGAGCTGCCACTCCGCATGGCGGACTTTGGTGTACTGCACCGCAACGAGTTGAGCGGCGCGCTCACCGGCTTGACCCGCGTACGTCGCTTCCAGCAGGACGACGCGCACATCTTCTGCGCGCCGCACCAAATCGAGCAGGAGATG GTCGGCTGTTTAGAATTTCTACAGTTTGTGTATGAGACGTTCGGGTTTACATTCCAACTGAAGCTGTCGACGCGACCGGAGAAGTACCTCGGAGACATCGCCAGCTGGGAGCAGGCAGAAAAG GCTCTAGAAGAATCCCTCAACAAATTCGGCAAGCCGTGGCAGTTGAACCCCGGAGACGGTGCATTCTATGGGCCCAAGATAGACATCACTATACAGGATGCTCTGCGGAGATCCCACCAGTGCGCCACCATACAGCTGGACTTCCAGCTACCCGAGAGATTTAACCTCAACTATGTCAG TGAAACAGGTGACAAGAAGCGTCCAGTGATCATCCACCGAGCGATCTTAGGCTCCGTGGAGCGCATGATCGCGATCCTGAGCGAGTCGTACGCGGGCAAGTGGCCCTTCTGGCTCAGCCCGCGGCAGGTCTGCGTCGTGCCCGTGGGGCCCGCCTTCGACGACTACGCCGTGCAG GTGAAGGACATATTAAATAGCAGCGGCTTCATGTGTGAAGCGGACACCGATGCTGGGGACACACTCAACAAGAAAGTGAGGAACGCTCAGCTCGCACAGTTCAACTACATTCTAG TGGTCGGTGACAAGGAGAAGACTTCCCGCACTGTCAACGTAAGAACCAGAGACAACAAGGTGCACGGAGAGATGTCCATCGACGAATTAATACAGCATCTGAAGAAACTGCAGACTGAGAGGACCATCTCGGAGGATAGCGGGCtacttaaataa
- the LOC112047678 gene encoding phospholipid phosphatase homolog 1.2 homolog: MLNKVKLVLSKTNRWHRVLLIFALVESKLFPGGKVGFRCNDPALSYPYTGDTVSWKWLMAITLLIPLLVMLIVERQRDKLQIAKQNALRWYKEYVFGFLLNLTLVQTVKSIVGSPRPHFFDTCQPKEADTCEVSEYVSSYTCTKAYWLSQSDRSFPSGHTSLAFHMGIFVVYYLSQRARHVNARAVLSGQALCVSSALCCAASRLTDHRHHWWDVLAGALLTAPVLLYTVSSDTHTRLHNTRVCQYMSQRAPRPGSPTTGTTGGTCWRARCSPRPCCCTL, encoded by the exons ATGTTGAATAAAGTGAAACTGGTGTTGTCGAAGACGAACCGTTGGCATCGag TGCTGCTGATATTCGCGCTGGTGGAGTCCAAGCTGTTTCCCGGCGGCAAGGTGGGTTTCCGCTGCAACGACCCGGCGCTGTCCTACCCCTACACTGGCGACACCGTCAGCTGGAAGTGGCTGATGGCTATCACACTGCTGATACCACTTTTGGTG atgcTCATAGTAGAAAGGCAGAGGGACAAGCTGCAGATAGCCAAACAGAACGCGCTGCGCTGGTACAAAGAGTATGTGTTCGGCTTCCTGCTCAACCTGACACTGGTGCAGACTGTCAAGTCCATCGTCGGCTCGCCCAGACCACACTTCTTTGACACTTGTCAACCTAAAGAGGCTGACACTTGCGAAGT TTCCGAGTATGTGTCAAGCTATACCTGCACGAAAGCTTACTGGCTGAGCCAGTCCGATCGCAGCTTCCCGTCAGGACACACATCACTAGCCTTCCACATGGGCATATTTGTTGTG TACTACTTGAGCCAACGCGCGCGGCACGTGAACGCGCGCGCCGTGCTGTCGGGGCAGGCGCTGTGCGTGTCGAGCGCGCTGTGCTGCGCCGCGTCCCGGCTCACCGACCACCGGCACCACTGGTGGGACGTGCTGGCGGGCGCGCTGCTCACCGCGCCCGTGCTGCTGTACACTGTGAGTAGTGACACACACACGCGCCTACACAACACACGTGTCTGTCAGTACATGAGCCAACGCGCGCCGCGTCCCGGCTCACCGACCACCGGCACCACTGGTGGGACGTGCTGGCGGGCGCGCTGCTCACCGCGCCCGTGCTGCTGTACACTGTGA